The following coding sequences lie in one Deinococcus radiopugnans ATCC 19172 genomic window:
- a CDS encoding Hsp20/alpha crystallin family protein encodes MMRFDPFRDIEELTQRMDRAFGQGMSDNARLAPPVDVHEDERGLELTLDLPGVRPEDIQIEAESQTLTVQAERKYHRTEGRTAHRVERAYGTLMRTFSVPAKYDLGKVQADFDHGTLTLSVPRSEAAQKRSISVRSGGQDTPSSGSRTLDAGHGSGKDEQKRDASTDESGEMTAHKGQSSAQKSKAQNA; translated from the coding sequence ATGATGCGATTCGATCCCTTCCGCGACATTGAAGAACTGACCCAGCGCATGGACCGCGCCTTCGGCCAGGGCATGAGCGACAATGCCCGCCTCGCGCCGCCGGTGGACGTGCATGAGGACGAGCGCGGGCTGGAGCTGACCCTGGACCTGCCCGGCGTGCGGCCCGAGGACATTCAGATCGAGGCCGAGAGCCAGACCCTGACTGTGCAGGCCGAGCGCAAATACCACCGAACGGAAGGCCGCACCGCCCACCGCGTCGAGCGCGCCTACGGCACCCTGATGCGGACCTTCAGCGTGCCCGCCAAGTACGACCTGGGCAAAGTGCAGGCCGACTTCGACCACGGCACCCTGACCCTCAGCGTGCCGCGCAGCGAGGCCGCCCAGAAGCGCAGCATCAGCGTCCGCAGCGGCGGCCAGGACACCCCGTCCAGCGGTTCCAGAACGCTGGACGCCGGGCACGGCAGTGGCAAGGACGAGCAAAAGCGTGACGCCAGCACGGACGAATCAGGCGAGATGACCGCCCACAAGGGCCAGTCGAGTGCACAGAAAAGCAAGGCGCAGAACGCCTGA
- a CDS encoding DUF72 domain-containing protein encodes MRVYLGCGGYSNDDWTAPGLIYEGVRKDGYLDAYARHFDAVELNSSFYAIPGLKAFEGMARKSGGRTRFAVKLNRAFTHDRAPTDADFDRMLQSPEPLRDAGLMGPYLAQFPYSFHRTADNRKYLLGLAERFAGHELAVELRHASWDKPEVREGMGEFGLIWVSPDYPPVGGMPEPQVHVTGDVGYLRLHGRNEGSWWEGKSAAERHDYLYSRAEMDEWAEKIALVAEDLSELYVFFQNTTRGHALKNIPMLREALNARGVPVATPDPGDDGRLL; translated from the coding sequence ATGCGCGTGTATCTCGGCTGCGGCGGTTACAGCAATGACGACTGGACGGCCCCCGGCCTGATCTACGAGGGCGTCAGGAAGGACGGCTACCTGGACGCCTACGCCCGGCATTTCGACGCCGTGGAACTGAACAGTTCGTTCTACGCCATTCCCGGCCTCAAGGCGTTCGAGGGCATGGCCCGCAAATCGGGCGGGCGCACGCGCTTTGCGGTCAAGCTGAACCGGGCCTTTACCCATGACCGCGCCCCCACCGACGCCGATTTCGACCGCATGCTGCAAAGCCCCGAACCGCTGCGCGACGCGGGCCTGATGGGGCCGTACCTGGCGCAGTTCCCGTACTCGTTTCACCGCACCGCCGACAACCGCAAGTACCTGCTGGGGCTGGCCGAACGCTTTGCCGGGCACGAGCTGGCCGTGGAACTGCGCCACGCCAGCTGGGACAAACCCGAGGTCCGCGAGGGCATGGGCGAGTTTGGCCTGATCTGGGTCAGCCCGGATTACCCGCCGGTGGGGGGCATGCCCGAGCCGCAGGTGCATGTCACCGGGGACGTGGGGTACCTGCGCCTGCACGGGCGCAATGAGGGCAGCTGGTGGGAAGGCAAGAGCGCCGCCGAACGCCACGACTACCTGTACAGCCGCGCCGAGATGGACGAGTGGGCCGAGAAGATCGCGCTGGTGGCCGAGGACCTGAGCGAGCTGTACGTGTTTTTCCAGAACACCACCAGGGGCCACGCCCTCAAGAACATCCCCATGCTGCGCGAGGCCCTGAACGCGCGCGGGGTGCCGGTGGCCACGCCTGATCCGGGAGACGACGGGCGACTGCTGTAG
- a CDS encoding 5-formyltetrahydrofolate cyclo-ligase, producing the protein MTLPPEAWALWDKGQWRAWAWRHREQLPDPSAAITAHLGQFLREAGARRVLAYRALPGEPDVSALAHDFELLAPRARFRPTPRLTLHPWATATEASRFGVLQPPADAPEVSLDTIDAVLLPGLAFDGRGIRLGYGGGFYDRLLPAFHGLTVGVIAGALIVPELPAEDHDCPVAWLATEDGVLRVPVASSDGGG; encoded by the coding sequence ATGACCCTGCCCCCGGAGGCCTGGGCGTTGTGGGACAAGGGCCAGTGGCGGGCCTGGGCGTGGCGGCACAGGGAACAGCTCCCCGATCCCTCGGCGGCGATCACCGCCCACCTGGGACAGTTCCTGCGGGAGGCGGGCGCGCGGCGGGTGCTGGCCTACCGCGCCCTGCCCGGCGAGCCGGACGTGTCGGCGCTGGCCCACGATTTTGAACTGCTGGCCCCTCGCGCCCGCTTCCGCCCCACGCCCCGGTTGACGCTGCATCCCTGGGCCACGGCCACCGAAGCCAGCCGTTTCGGGGTGCTCCAGCCGCCCGCCGACGCGCCGGAAGTTTCGCTGGACACAATAGACGCCGTGCTGCTGCCCGGCCTCGCCTTCGACGGGCGGGGCATTCGCCTGGGCTACGGCGGCGGCTTCTATGACCGCCTGCTGCCCGCCTTCCACGGCCTGACGGTGGGCGTGATTGCGGGCGCGCTAATCGTGCCGGAGTTGCCCGCCGAAGATCACGACTGCCCGGTGGCGTGGCTGGCGACGGAGGACGGCGTGCTGCGCGTTCCCGTCGCCAGCTCGGATGGAGGTGGCTGA
- a CDS encoding phosphatidylserine decarboxylase — translation MRLRRLLLPIAAGTAVWYLRSVYRFRDPVRVPPPQSDVVLSPADGVVSFVRRVEAGKVQSDALNAALNVGDLLGTAAAIPDGWLMGVFVGPLDVHYVYGPVGGQVTTVQHTGSRRDVALLGAAEALSMLAGQPTDLLAGRGTLENERLGAVIEGEVGPVTVTLVAPGAGLHATSYLKPGDSASAGHKAAFLAEGGLVVVHFPAALMPQVSVGERVVGAQTVIASGAGR, via the coding sequence ATGCGTCTGCGCCGTCTGCTGCTTCCCATCGCTGCTGGAACCGCCGTGTGGTACCTGCGGAGCGTCTACCGCTTCCGCGATCCGGTGCGCGTGCCGCCGCCCCAGTCGGACGTGGTGCTCAGTCCGGCCGACGGCGTGGTCAGTTTCGTGCGGCGAGTCGAGGCCGGCAAGGTCCAGAGCGACGCGCTGAACGCGGCCCTGAACGTGGGTGACCTGCTGGGCACAGCGGCGGCGATACCGGACGGCTGGCTGATGGGCGTCTTCGTCGGCCCGCTGGATGTGCATTACGTGTATGGGCCGGTGGGGGGGCAGGTGACGACCGTGCAGCACACCGGCAGCCGCCGCGACGTGGCCCTGCTGGGGGCGGCCGAGGCCCTGTCGATGCTGGCCGGGCAGCCCACCGACCTGCTGGCCGGGCGCGGCACGTTGGAAAACGAGCGTCTGGGCGCCGTGATCGAGGGCGAGGTGGGGCCAGTGACCGTGACCCTGGTGGCCCCCGGCGCCGGGCTGCACGCCACCTCCTACCTCAAGCCGGGGGACAGTGCCAGCGCGGGGCACAAGGCCGCCTTTCTGGCCGAGGGCGGACTGGTGGTGGTGCACTTTCCCGCCGCCCTGATGCCGCAGGTCAGCGTGGGCGAGCGCGTCGTGGGGGCGCAGACCGTGATCGCCTCGGGAGCGGGCCGCTAG
- a CDS encoding response regulator has protein sequence MNTHRILLVDDNPNDLELALSAIGDGKVGESQAEVAVAGGGQEALQQLRCAARHGKPLPDLILLDLKMPQMDGLAVLDAIRADQDLRDIPVVMLTTSGEDRDIRDSYAHGASAYVIKPLDFVQFSEAMHTIQAFWTRLNRHPRLY, from the coding sequence GTGAACACGCACCGAATTCTGCTCGTCGACGACAACCCGAATGATCTGGAACTGGCCCTGTCGGCCATCGGCGACGGCAAGGTGGGCGAGTCCCAGGCCGAAGTCGCCGTGGCGGGCGGCGGCCAGGAGGCGCTGCAACAGCTGCGCTGCGCGGCCCGGCACGGGAAGCCCCTGCCGGACCTGATCCTGCTGGACCTCAAGATGCCGCAGATGGACGGCCTGGCCGTGCTGGACGCCATCCGTGCCGATCAGGACCTGCGCGATATTCCGGTCGTGATGTTGACCACCAGCGGTGAGGACCGCGATATCCGCGACTCCTACGCCCACGGTGCGAGCGCCTACGTGATCAAGCCGCTGGATTTCGTCCAGTTCAGTGAGGCGATGCACACCATCCAGGCGTTCTGGACCCGGCTGAACCGGCACCCGCGCCTGTACTGA
- the hisF gene encoding imidazole glycerol phosphate synthase subunit HisF produces MLSKRIIPCLDVQNGRVVKNVRFFEDHRDAGDPLVLAQAYEQQQADELVFYDITATHEGRGLMLDVAARVAEQVMMPLTVGGGVNALSDFRQLLMAGADKISVNSGALTRPELIREASDHHGAQCVMLSIDAKRRPDRTGWNVFRAGGRVDTGLDLLEWAVRGQTLGAGEICLNIMDADGTRAGFDLEATRAVARAVDLPVIASGGAGQLSDFYDVLTRGQADAALAASVFHFGELTVPQVKAYLHEQGVAVRPEWQETAAVLEGEAR; encoded by the coding sequence ATGTTGAGCAAGCGCATCATTCCCTGTCTGGACGTGCAGAATGGCCGGGTGGTGAAGAACGTCCGTTTCTTCGAGGACCACCGGGACGCGGGCGATCCGCTGGTGCTGGCGCAGGCGTACGAGCAGCAGCAGGCCGATGAGCTGGTCTTCTACGACATCACCGCCACCCATGAGGGCCGGGGCCTGATGCTGGACGTGGCCGCGCGGGTGGCCGAGCAAGTCATGATGCCGCTGACGGTGGGCGGCGGCGTAAACGCGCTGAGCGATTTCCGGCAGCTGCTGATGGCCGGGGCCGACAAGATCAGCGTCAACAGCGGCGCCCTGACCCGTCCCGAGCTGATCCGCGAGGCGAGTGATCACCACGGCGCGCAGTGCGTGATGCTCTCGATCGACGCCAAGCGCCGCCCGGACAGAACGGGCTGGAACGTGTTCCGCGCGGGCGGGCGGGTGGACACCGGGCTGGACCTGCTGGAATGGGCCGTGCGCGGGCAAACGCTGGGCGCGGGAGAGATCTGCCTGAACATCATGGACGCCGACGGCACGCGGGCCGGCTTCGATCTGGAGGCCACCCGCGCCGTGGCGAGGGCCGTGGACCTGCCGGTGATCGCGTCGGGCGGCGCCGGGCAACTGTCGGACTTCTACGACGTGCTGACCCGTGGGCAGGCCGACGCGGCCCTGGCGGCCAGCGTCTTCCACTTCGGGGAACTGACCGTGCCGCAGGTCAAGGCGTACCTGCACGAACAGGGCGTGGCGGTGCGGCCCGAGTGGCAGGAGACCGCAGCCGTATTGGAAGGCGAAGCCAGATGA
- a CDS encoding ABC transporter substrate-binding protein: MRLLAPLTALLLTTPTLHSSAQAAPLRLEFWHAMTGVQDTVNGYAQAFNKAQSAYEIVPVSQGNYRELQPKLEAAIRAGTPPALAQVEFTQFPALAAGGQLLDLTSAVAALPGGLTGDFYPAVWKSGQFGGRQYGLPWNVSVPVLMYNAGALKKAGVKAPGSWAELEAAAARLAGGSKRPLVAVADAWTFEANVLSRGGALVDGTKPALNSPDAVEALTQLARMSAAKTAQPRTLNDATRAAFDFARGQNVFALASVANWIDARKLPFFDLGIAPFPCEKPGACSVPLGGATLSVPRGNSAAAQAGALAFWQFLNEPARLANWVQVTAYAPPRKAVTPLLEGWYTKNPQLRAAHAQLNRAVPRPAVPAYEGWTRLLEDAINRATTGKQSARAALDEAQRQALK; this comes from the coding sequence GTGCGCCTCCTTGCCCCCCTGACGGCCCTGCTGCTGACCACCCCGACGCTGCACAGTTCTGCCCAGGCCGCGCCGCTGCGGCTGGAATTCTGGCACGCCATGACCGGCGTGCAGGACACGGTCAACGGGTACGCCCAGGCTTTCAACAAGGCCCAGAGCGCCTACGAGATCGTGCCGGTATCGCAGGGCAACTACCGCGAGCTGCAGCCCAAACTGGAGGCCGCCATCCGGGCCGGAACGCCCCCGGCGCTGGCCCAGGTGGAGTTCACGCAGTTTCCGGCGCTGGCGGCAGGAGGTCAGCTGCTGGACCTCACCAGCGCCGTGGCCGCGCTGCCCGGTGGCCTGACCGGCGATTTTTATCCGGCGGTGTGGAAGTCGGGCCAGTTCGGGGGCCGACAGTACGGTCTGCCGTGGAATGTCAGCGTGCCGGTGCTGATGTACAACGCGGGAGCCTTGAAAAAGGCGGGCGTGAAAGCGCCGGGCAGCTGGGCCGAACTGGAGGCGGCCGCCGCCAGACTCGCGGGCGGCTCAAAGCGCCCGCTGGTGGCGGTTGCCGATGCCTGGACCTTCGAGGCCAACGTGCTGTCGCGAGGCGGGGCGCTGGTGGACGGCACGAAACCAGCCCTGAACAGTCCCGACGCTGTGGAGGCCCTGACCCAGCTGGCCCGCATGAGCGCGGCAAAGACCGCCCAGCCCCGCACCCTGAACGACGCCACCCGCGCCGCCTTCGACTTCGCGCGTGGGCAGAACGTCTTTGCCCTCGCCAGCGTCGCCAACTGGATCGACGCCCGCAAGCTGCCGTTTTTTGACCTGGGCATCGCGCCGTTTCCCTGCGAGAAGCCGGGAGCCTGCAGCGTGCCGCTGGGCGGAGCCACCCTGAGCGTGCCGCGCGGCAACAGCGCGGCGGCCCAGGCGGGCGCGCTGGCCTTCTGGCAGTTTCTGAACGAGCCGGCGCGGCTGGCGAACTGGGTTCAGGTCACCGCCTACGCCCCGCCCCGCAAAGCGGTCACGCCGCTGCTGGAGGGCTGGTACACCAAGAATCCGCAGCTGCGCGCCGCCCACGCCCAGCTGAACCGCGCCGTGCCGCGCCCCGCCGTGCCCGCCTACGAGGGCTGGACCCGGCTGCTGGAAGACGCGATCAACCGGGCCACCACCGGAAAGCAGAGCGCCAGGGCCGCACTGGACGAGGCGCAGCGGCAGGCCCTGAAATAA
- the hisIE gene encoding bifunctional phosphoribosyl-AMP cyclohydrolase/phosphoribosyl-ATP diphosphatase HisIE — translation MNRTERAADLSALNFGADGLIPVVTQDARTGAVLMQAYADRAALERTLQTREATYYSRSRGEQWIKGHTSGHAQRVVGVSLDCDGDSVLYRVEQTGAACHTGEYSCFHTPLLEEQTPATGLDGTLERVYSTISERLATLPEGSYVARLHAGGLDRVLKKISEESGEVLLAAKNNDRAELATEVADLLFHTLFAMAEVGVSPGDVAAVLQEREGRSGLKGPKEAG, via the coding sequence ATGAACAGAACAGAGCGGGCGGCAGACCTCTCTGCCCTCAACTTCGGCGCCGACGGTCTGATTCCGGTGGTCACGCAGGACGCGCGCACGGGCGCGGTGCTGATGCAGGCCTACGCGGACCGGGCCGCCTTGGAACGCACCCTGCAGACCCGCGAGGCCACCTACTACAGCCGTTCGCGCGGCGAGCAGTGGATCAAGGGCCACACCAGCGGCCACGCCCAGCGCGTGGTGGGGGTTTCCCTCGACTGCGACGGCGACAGCGTGCTGTACCGCGTGGAGCAGACCGGGGCCGCCTGCCACACCGGGGAGTATTCCTGCTTCCACACGCCGCTGCTGGAAGAGCAGACCCCCGCCACCGGGCTGGACGGCACGCTGGAGCGCGTCTATTCCACCATTTCGGAGCGTCTGGCCACACTGCCGGAGGGCAGTTACGTGGCCCGCCTGCACGCGGGAGGCCTGGACCGGGTGCTGAAGAAGATCAGCGAGGAAAGCGGCGAGGTGCTGCTGGCGGCCAAGAACAATGACCGCGCCGAACTGGCGACGGAAGTGGCCGACCTGCTGTTCCACACCCTGTTCGCGATGGCCGAGGTGGGCGTCTCGCCGGGCGACGTGGCTGCCGTCCTGCAGGAGCGCGAGGGCCGCAGCGGGCTGAAGGGACCAAAAGAGGCAGGCTGA
- the pyrR gene encoding bifunctional pyr operon transcriptional regulator/uracil phosphoribosyltransferase PyrR produces the protein MSGPKAIILSDDETRRALTRIAHEIIERNKGADRLALIGIHTRGIPLATRLAAKLSELEGVDVPTGMLDITLYRDDLSEVAHQPIIRETQVPFDISQRRVVLVDDVLYTGRTVRAALDALIDLGRPAGIQLAVLVDRGHRELPIRADYVGKNLPTAASEVVKVKLQETDGGVDSVELWDLADLKAELR, from the coding sequence ATGAGCGGTCCCAAGGCGATCATTCTCAGCGACGACGAGACGCGCCGCGCCCTGACCCGCATTGCCCACGAGATTATCGAACGCAATAAAGGGGCGGACCGACTGGCGTTGATCGGAATCCACACGCGCGGCATTCCGCTGGCCACCCGGCTGGCCGCCAAGCTGTCCGAGCTGGAGGGCGTGGACGTGCCCACCGGGATGCTGGACATCACCCTGTACCGTGACGACCTGAGCGAGGTGGCGCACCAGCCGATCATCCGCGAGACTCAGGTGCCCTTCGACATCTCCCAGCGCCGCGTCGTGCTGGTGGACGACGTGCTGTACACCGGGCGCACCGTGCGGGCCGCGCTGGACGCCCTGATCGACCTGGGCCGCCCCGCCGGCATCCAGCTGGCCGTGCTGGTGGACCGGGGGCACCGTGAGCTGCCGATCCGCGCCGACTACGTGGGCAAGAACCTGCCCACCGCCGCCAGTGAGGTGGTCAAGGTCAAGCTGCAGGAGACCGACGGCGGGGTGGACAGCGTGGAGCTGTGGGATCTGGCGGACCTGAAGGCGGAGCTGCGATGA